The Acidimicrobiales bacterium genome segment TCGTCCCGGCCCGGTCGGTGACCCGGTCGAGCACGTCGTCGTGGAAGGCGAGCAGCACCCCGTCGCTCGTGGCGTGCACGTCGGTCTCGACGTAGCGGTAGCCGAGGGCGACCGCACCCTCGAAGGCCGGCATGGTGTTCTCCGGCCAGTCGCCGGCCCCGCCCCGGTGGGCGAACGGGATCGGCCCCGGCCAGTCGAGGTACGGGTGCCGGGCCGTCACCAGTCGGGGCGGAGGGGCATGGCGCTGCGGCCGTCGTCGGGCCTGACGGCGAGGAGCTGGTGGACGGCGGTGCGGCCGGCCTCGAAGTTCAGCGCCGAGGCCGTCAGGTACAGCCGCCAGATCCTGGCCCTGGCCAGGCCGGCCTCCGCGACGGCGTCGTCCCACCGGCCCATCAGGTTGCGGACCCAGGCCCGGCAGGTGAGCGCGTAGTGCTCCCGCAGGCTCTCGAGGTGGCGGGCCTCCAGGCCGGCCTCCTGGGCGGCGGTGACCACCGAGCCGACCTCGTGCAGCTCGCCGTCGGGGAACACGTAGCGGTCGATGAAGCTCGCCCGGGCGAACCGGGCCTGGCGGGACGGCGGCCGGCTGATCCCGTGGTTCAGCAGCCGGCCGGCCGGGCGCAGCAGGTCGTGCAGCCGCTCCAGGTACTCGGCCAGGCGGGCCTTGCCGACGTGCTCGAACATGCCGACCGAGGAGATGGCGTCGTAGGGACCGTCGCGGACGTCGCGGTAGTCCTGCACCCTGACCTCGACGAGCTCGCTCACCCCCGCCTCGGCCGCCCGCTTCCGCGCCAGCTCGGCCTGGGGCGACGACAGCGTGACGCCGACGGCCCGCACCGCCCTCGTGCGCGCCGCGTGGATCACCATCGACCCCCACCCGCAGCCCACGTCGAGCAGGCGCATCCCCTCCCGGAGGCCGAGCTTGGCGCAGATCAGCTCGTGCTTGGCCGCCTGGGCGTCCTCGAGCGTCGCCTCGGGCGACGGCCACACCGCGCACGAGTACGTCATCGAGGGTCCGAGGAGGATCTCGTAGAAGCGGTTCGAGACGTCGTAGTGGTGGCGGACGGCGGCCGCGTCCCTCGCCTTCGTGTGGCGCCGGCCGTGCAGCCGGGCCTCCTCCGGCGGCGGCGGCAGGCGGCGCAGGCCCGTCCGGCCGGCCTGCCGCGCCACCTCGGCCACCTGGCGGGGGGTGAGCCGCACCTCGGGCATGCGGTCGCGGAGGCGGAGGACGGCCTCCAGGTCGCCCTCCACGTCGAGGTCGCCGGCCACGAACGCCCTGGCGAAGCCGAGCTCGCCCGGCGCGGTGAGGATCCGGCTCAGCGCGTCGGGGGAGCGGACGACGATGGTGGCCGGCGCGTCCGGTGGGCCGAGCCTCGTGCCGTCGTAGGCCTCGACGCCCACCGGCAGGTCCGGCCCCAGGATGGCTTCGACGAGCGATGCGATCCCCATTCGCCCTCCTCGCGGCTCCGTCCCGACGGTAGCCGCGCGGCATGCTAGGGACCCGACGACGTCCCGGCAGGAGGAACCACATGCCCGAGGTGCATCCCGTCCGGATCGGCGACGAGCGCCACAGCGGCACCGAGTCCATCACCGTCACCTCGCCCTACGACGGCAGCGAGATCGGCGCCATCCCCTCGTGCTCGGCCGAGGACGTGGGCCGGGCCATCGCGGCCGCCAAGGCGGCCCTGGCCGACCCCCTGCCGCCGTTCCGCCGGGCCGAGGTGCTCGACACCGCCGCCCGCCTCCTCGCCGAGCGTCGGGACCACTTCGCCGAGATCATCGCCAGGGAGGCGGCCAAGCCGATCAGGACGGCGACCGTCGAGGCGACGAGGGCGGTCAGCACGTTCACCTTCGCCGCCGTCGAGGCCCGCAAGCTGGCCGGGGAGATGGTGCCGCTCGACGCCGCCGACGTCGGCAAGGGCAAGCTCGGCTTCGTCCTCCGGGTTCCAATCGGGGTGGTCGGCGCCATCACCCCGTTCAACTTCCCGCTGAACCTCGTCGCCCACAAGGTGGCGCCGGCCATCGCCGCCGGCTGCCCGATCGTCGTCAAACCGGCCTCGCAGACCCCGTTCTCGGCCATCGCGCTGGCCGAGCTGCTGCTCGACGAGTGCGGCCTGCCGCCCGGGTGGCTGAGCGTGGTCACCGGCAAGGCGTCGGTGGTCGGCAACGCGCTGGTCGACAGCGACGACGTCGCCATGATCACCTTCACCGGCTCGCCCGAGGTCGGCTGGACGATCAGGGAGCGGGCGGCCCGCAAGCGGGTCGGCCTCGAGCTCGGCAACAACGCGCCGGTGATCATCGAGCCGGACGGCGACTGGGAGACGGCGGCGGCGAAGATCAAGGTTGCCGGCTTCAGCCACGCCGGCCAGTCCTGCATCTCCACCCAGCGCATCTACGTGCACGAGGACGTGGCCGGCCCGTTCGTCGACGCCCTGGCCGAGCACGTGTCGTCGCTCGTGGTCGGCGACCCGATGGACGAGGCGACCGACGTGTCGGCGCTGATCTCCACCGACGACCGCGACCGGGTGCAGGCCTGGATCGACGAGGCCGTCGGCGCCGGCGCCAAGGTGCGGGCCGGCGGCGAGGTGCGGGACGGGATGCTGGTCCCGACCGTGCTCACCGACGTCACCGCCGACATGAAGGTGTGCCGCAAGGAGATCTTCGGGCCGGTCGTCGCCGTGCAGACCTACCGGCGCTTCGACGACGCGCTCGCGCTGGCCAACGACACCGACTACGGCCTCCAGGCCGCCGTGTTCACGGCGAACCTGTCGACCGCCCTCCGGGCCGCCCGCGAGCTCGACTACGGCGGCGTGCTCGTGAACGAGGTGCCGACCTGGCGGGCCGACCAGATGCCCTACGGCGGCGTGCGCGACAGCGGCAACACCCGCGAGGGCCCCGCCTACGCGGTCCGGGAGATGACCGAGACCCGCCTCGTCGTCCTCGACGGCTGACGCGAGGCCGGCCCCGCCTACTTGATGGCGAGGCCGGTGGCGGGGTCGAAGAAGTGGAGGCGGTCGGTGGACACCGCCACCTGCACGGTGTCGCCGACCTTGACCCGGCTGCGGGGGTCGAACTTGGCGACGACCATCGCCTTGCCCTCGCTGGTCTGGCGCTCGAGGTCCTCGACGGCGGCGGCGTCGCCGGAGGCGGCGTCGGCGGCGATGGCCTTGACGTCCTCGGTGATCGCCGGGGTGGCGTCCATCTTCAGGTGGACGAGGATCTCCGAGCCGAGCGCCTCCCGCAGCTCCACGGTCGCGTTCAGCTTCGGCATCCCGTCGGAGCGGTCGAGCGAGGCGTCGGAGAGGTCCTCGGGCCGGATGCCGACGATCACCCGCTCGTGGCCCCGGATCGACGGCCGGGCGGCGGTCAGCTCGGGCCCGCACTGGATCGTCTGGGCGCCCACGCAGAGCGACGTCGACCCGTCCTGGCCGATCACCTGGGCGTCGAGCAGGTTCATCGACGGCGAGCCGATGAAGGCGGCGACGAACAGGTTGTCGGGCTGGTCGTAGAGCCGCTCGGGGGCGTCGACCTGCTGGAGCACGCCCCGGTTGAGCACGGCCACCCGGTCGCCCATCGTCATGGCCTCGACCTGGTCG includes the following:
- a CDS encoding cyclopropane-fatty-acyl-phospholipid synthase family protein; this translates as MGIASLVEAILGPDLPVGVEAYDGTRLGPPDAPATIVVRSPDALSRILTAPGELGFARAFVAGDLDVEGDLEAVLRLRDRMPEVRLTPRQVAEVARQAGRTGLRRLPPPPEEARLHGRRHTKARDAAAVRHHYDVSNRFYEILLGPSMTYSCAVWPSPEATLEDAQAAKHELICAKLGLREGMRLLDVGCGWGSMVIHAARTRAVRAVGVTLSSPQAELARKRAAEAGVSELVEVRVQDYRDVRDGPYDAISSVGMFEHVGKARLAEYLERLHDLLRPAGRLLNHGISRPPSRQARFARASFIDRYVFPDGELHEVGSVVTAAQEAGLEARHLESLREHYALTCRAWVRNLMGRWDDAVAEAGLARARIWRLYLTASALNFEAGRTAVHQLLAVRPDDGRSAMPLRPDW
- the ugpC gene encoding sn-glycerol-3-phosphate ABC transporter ATP-binding protein UgpC, which gives rise to MAEVLLDDVNKVYENGFHAVHDLDLEIADGEFLVLVGPSGCGKSTALRMVAGLEDISSGTLKIGDHVVNDVPPKDRDIAMVFQNYALYPHMTVADNISFALRLAKVPKDEIRKRVMQAAKTLQLEEWLERKPGQLSGGQRQRVAMGRAIVRNPSVFLMDEPLSNLDAKLRVQMRAEIARLQRDLKVTTLYVTHDQVEAMTMGDRVAVLNRGVLQQVDAPERLYDQPDNLFVAAFIGSPSMNLLDAQVIGQDGSTSLCVGAQTIQCGPELTAARPSIRGHERVIVGIRPEDLSDASLDRSDGMPKLNATVELREALGSEILVHLKMDATPAITEDVKAIAADAASGDAAAVEDLERQTSEGKAMVVAKFDPRSRVKVGDTVQVAVSTDRLHFFDPATGLAIK
- a CDS encoding aldehyde dehydrogenase family protein; protein product: MPEVHPVRIGDERHSGTESITVTSPYDGSEIGAIPSCSAEDVGRAIAAAKAALADPLPPFRRAEVLDTAARLLAERRDHFAEIIAREAAKPIRTATVEATRAVSTFTFAAVEARKLAGEMVPLDAADVGKGKLGFVLRVPIGVVGAITPFNFPLNLVAHKVAPAIAAGCPIVVKPASQTPFSAIALAELLLDECGLPPGWLSVVTGKASVVGNALVDSDDVAMITFTGSPEVGWTIRERAARKRVGLELGNNAPVIIEPDGDWETAAAKIKVAGFSHAGQSCISTQRIYVHEDVAGPFVDALAEHVSSLVVGDPMDEATDVSALISTDDRDRVQAWIDEAVGAGAKVRAGGEVRDGMLVPTVLTDVTADMKVCRKEIFGPVVAVQTYRRFDDALALANDTDYGLQAAVFTANLSTALRAARELDYGGVLVNEVPTWRADQMPYGGVRDSGNTREGPAYAVREMTETRLVVLDG